GAGGGCCATGTCGTCGCCGCCCATGATGGGGACCTGCACGCTCACGTTCTCCTCCCCTACGACGCCCGCCGCGACCTGGCGGAACCGCGCCACCGACTCCGCGTCGTTGACGACCGCCGGCGTCCCCTCGAACCACTCCGCCCGCAGGCTGCAGCGTGCCAGCGACGCCGCCCCCTCGCTCACCGCGAGGATGCGCTCGCGCAGCCGCGCCCTGGTGCCCTCGTCGAAGGTCCTGAGGGTGCCCTTCAGCTCGACCTCCTCCGGGATGATGTTGTAGGCAGTGCCCCCGTGGATGCTCGTCACGCTGATCACGCTCTGGTCGATGGGGTCGGTCTCGCGGCTGACGAGCGTCTGCAGCGCCCCCACCAGCTGCGCGGCGGCCACGATGGGGTCGATGCAGAGCTGCGGGTAGGCGGCGTGCCCGCCCCGCCCGGCGACCACCAACCGGAAGGAGTCGGTCGCGGCCATCGCCGGCCCCTCGCGCACGGCGACCGTGCCGAGGTCGTGGCTGCTCGAGAGGTGCAGACCGATGACCTCGTCGACGCGCAGCCCGTCGAGCGCGCCGTCGTCGAGCATGGCCCGCGCGCCCCGCACGACCTCCTCGGCGGGCTGGAACACGAACACCGCCCTGCCGCCAAGCGAGTCCGCGCGCGCCAGCACGATCTCGACGACGCTCAGGAGCACGGCCACGTGGCCGTCGTGCCCGCAGGCGTGCATCTTCCCCTCGTTGGTCGAGCGGTAGTCCGTCGCGTTCTCCTCGGCGACGGGCAGGGCGTCCATGTCGGCGCGCACCAGCACCGTGCGGCCCGGCCTGCCGGTGTCGAACACCGCGACCACGCCGGTGCCGCCGACGCCCGTGCGCGGCTGCAACCCGAGTTCCCGGAGCCGCGCGCCTATCACCCCCATGGTGCGGTGCTCCTCGAACGCCAGCTCCGGGTGGCGGTGGAGGTCGCGGCGCACTGCGACGGTGCGCTCCTGCAGGGCTCGGGCCTGGTCGACGATGCTGGGCATGGGGCTCTCCTCGTGCGGATGCGCGCGCCGGGCTACCTACCGGGCGTGGCGCCGTCCCCCAAGCCTACCCTTCCGTGCCGGGCACCGCCCCCAAGGGCGGTTCGGGCGCCTCGCCCGGCGTCGCCTCCACCGGTGGCACCCCGGGTGTCGGCGTGGGCGTCACCGCGGGCGCCGCCTCCGGCGTGGGCGTCACCGCAGCCCGCGCCACCGGCGCGACGGCCGCGGCGGCCTTCTGACCGAGCTCGCGGAACTTGTCGCTCGCGCCCTCGAGCTTGCTCACCCACTCTGGGTTGGGCGTCATCCCGGCGGTGGTGCGGTGGTAGGCCAGCAGAGTCGCGGCCAGGGCCACCGCGTCCGACAGCGCGAGCTTGAGCATCCAGGCCCCGATGAGGGCGCCGATCCCGAGAGCGGGAGCGAGGGCTGGTGCCACCGCCGCGACGGCGAGCGCCGGCAACCCGAGCAGCAAGAGGAAGAGCACGAACTCGAGGTAGCCGAGGAGGGCGAGCACGACGGCGTTGGCGAGGATCGGTTGCCACGCCTGGGCGTACAGCACCACGCCCTCGCGCGCGACCGCCCAGACGTTCTGCTCGCGCTTCG
This Trueperaceae bacterium DNA region includes the following protein-coding sequences:
- a CDS encoding amidohydrolase; amino-acid sequence: MPSIVDQARALQERTVAVRRDLHRHPELAFEEHRTMGVIGARLRELGLQPRTGVGGTGVVAVFDTGRPGRTVLVRADMDALPVAEENATDYRSTNEGKMHACGHDGHVAVLLSVVEIVLARADSLGGRAVFVFQPAEEVVRGARAMLDDGALDGLRVDEVIGLHLSSSHDLGTVAVREGPAMAATDSFRLVVAGRGGHAAYPQLCIDPIVAAAQLVGALQTLVSRETDPIDQSVISVTSIHGGTAYNIIPEEVELKGTLRTFDEGTRARLRERILAVSEGAASLARCSLRAEWFEGTPAVVNDAESVARFRQVAAGVVGEENVSVQVPIMGGDDMALWLAQARGCYFFVGTSSGPDTAWAHHHPRFDVDERGLEVAVALLAAGVVDLMTAS